One part of the Rutidosis leptorrhynchoides isolate AG116_Rl617_1_P2 chromosome 1, CSIRO_AGI_Rlap_v1, whole genome shotgun sequence genome encodes these proteins:
- the LOC139884596 gene encoding uncharacterized protein, producing the protein MERPATVAEQPAAATDPPVTVATCKEGEHAGAVDRSGSTAVQSDAAQSFCWEWTRPPTGRTYDELVQISSLIGSLSFDPNAADSWKWNLSSNGRFTVKKLSTIIDDTLLNIDIHRDETIRNSLIPKKIELFAWRALQKRLPVRMELDKRGIDLHSVRCPLCDDDLETVDHVLIFCKHAQEVWTRVYNWWNRGSFSHFSINELLRGDINIWQAVTWSTSYFIWRNRNNKVFHDKSWNAPVALNEIQVCSFDWISRRIKGSTIDWNVWITNPVSYLS; encoded by the coding sequence ATGGAGAGGCCTGCTACTGTTGCGGAACAGCCTGCTGCTGCTACTGATCCTCCGGTTACGGTTGCAACTTGTAAAGAAGGCGAACATGCTGGTGCTGTGGATAGGTCTGGTTCTACTGCGGTACAGTCTGATGCGGCTCAATCTTTCTGTTGGGAATGGACTAGACCTCCTACTGGCCGAACATATGATGAGCTGGTACAAATTTCTAGCTTGATAGGATCGCTGTCTTTTGATCCTAATGCTGCTGACTCGTGGAAATGGAATCTTTCCTCCAATGGAAGGTTCACGGTAAAAAAGTTATCCACAATCATTGATGATACACTGCTTAATATTGATATCCACAGGGATGAAACAATTCGGAACTCCTTAATCCCTAAAAAGATTGAGCTGTTTGCTTGGCGTGCTTTACAGAAGAGGCTACCCGTGAGAATGGAACTAGACAAACGTGGGATTGATTTACATAGTGTTCGTTGCCCACTTTGTGATGATGACCTCGAAACGGTAGACCACGTTCTAATCTTTTGCAAACATGCACAAGAGGTTTGGACGAGGGTTTACAATTGGTGGAATCGAGGTAGCTTCTCACATTTtagtataaatgaacttcttcgagGCGATATCAATATTTGGCAAGCAGTTACTTGGTCTACTTCATACTTTATCTGGAGGAATCGAAACAACAAGGTTTTCCATGATAAAAGTTGGAATGCTCCGGTCGCGTTAAATGAGATTCAAGTTTGCTCATTTGATTGGATTTCTCGAAGAATAAAAGGCTCCACAATAGATTGGAATGTTTGGATTACCAACCCGGTCTCTTACCTCTCCTAG